TGCCGCAGTCGTCGCAGTCGAAGGGCAGGTGGCCGGTGTGTATCCGCTGGTGCTTGAGAAGTTCCTGGCGATCCAGGAAATCCCTGCTACATGTCTTACAGGCGAAGGGCTTCTCTGAAGTGTGCAGCTTCTGATGGCGGAAGAGGTGGGTATTTACCTTGAAGGAGCGGCCGCATTCCTCACAGTCAAAGGGCTTCTCTCGGCTGTGGACGCGCAGATGCTGACTGAGGCCCGCATTCTTCTTGAACCTTTTCCCGCATTCTTCACACTCGAAGGGTTTTGCCTCCTTTTCCATTTGCTCCCTATTCTCCACGGCCCCGTCGAGAACCCAGCTGGGGCCCGGCTGGGGCTCTGCAGCCACATGGCTCTTCCTGTGCTCATTTAACTCAGTCACCCCATGAAAGACCTGCCCGCAATTGCTGCACTCCCAGCCCTTCTTCTCACTGTGAATTCGCTGGTGCTGCACCAGGAGGACCTTAAGCCGAAAGGTATCCCCACACTCTTTACATGCAAAGTGATGCTCTACAGGCAAATTCTGGGggcttcctcccttcccccccgAGTCCCCATTCTGTTTGACCTCAGGGCTGGGCTCACTGGCCCTCGGGGAGCTTGTGGAAGCCATCTCCTGTGACTGTGCATTTTCATCCATCATTGGCTGTTGGGTTGCCCAGATGCTTTCTGAAATGAAAACCATAAGATACTGCAGTCTCAAGAGGAGGAAGGAATAATCACAGCAAAACGAGTGAGTGTCAACAATCACTTTGCTCCAGAGACAGCTGCTGACCAGTTGGCAGGAGGTCACCAACCAGAAATAAGGACAGTAGACAGAAAGGGCATAAGGGCCTGGTTGCTGGAAGCTCCCTCTCAAGGTGACTGAGGATCAAGCCACACCCCAAACATGTGGCTTCCTCCCCAAAGCTTCAGCTGGGCCTCCCCCATGATGCCCTGacatttcttcaatttttttactCACCTGAATGTTTAGCTCAATCCACGTTAGGGGATGGCTCTGACTTGCTCCAGGTGAGAGACCAAGGTGAGGGTCAAAACAGGAACTCCTTCtcatggaaaaagaaacaggcagtagcagcagccagaGATGATATCAGGTTGGCGCCTTTGAAGGGGAAGCTTTCAATCCTCAAAGGCTGGAGTGGCTGTTCCCTTAGGCAAGTCATCCATTAATATCAAATGCCTTTCCCAATGGTCAGCTCCTTCcaggggctggatgaagcaagcTCTGGGTCTATCCACATAGAGCACCAGGTCATCTTCCTGGGGGGTGGATCCTCCCTTTCCCCTGTCCACTCTCTTTAAGGTCTGCACACTGAACTTGGGGTCCTTCCATAACTATCAAAGCTGATCCTTGGCAGTCTCTCCTCCTAAGAAGCCTCCCCACCTCACACATGCAGCCCCTTGTGGTGCTAAGGAGCTTGCCATGTCAGCCTCTCtcaacacatatatacctgtggtggattcattatgatatttggcaaaactaatacaattatgtaaagtttaaaaataaaataaaattaaaaaaaaacaacagtaaacTACAATAAAGTTCCCATACAATTTACATAATTTGTGGGttaaaaaagtatttcattaTGGTGGCCAGTTTGTTCTAACTTCTTTATAAGCCGTTATGAGTTGGGAGGGATACCCGCTACTTTGACAGGTTGTGTGTAGCAGACCCTCTGTATTTCCTTACAGCCTATTCCCAGGGAGCATAAACTGGAAGTTGGGCCTGTGTGGGACTAGACTGTCAGGTGCCCCCTTATCCCACTCCCAGCTCCGTAGGACCACGAAGCTGGTGGCAAATCTTGTGGAAGGGCTGGGGTCATCCTTACCCACAGATATCACGTTTCTTCAATATGCTGAGGTCCTCTGCTCAGGGTCCAGCTTCAATCACTCCGTTTGATGAGGTATTGTGCCAAATTACCAAACGTCACTGAATCCTGAAAGAATTCCCAGGAACAATCTGTCTTTCCATCCATTCTAGAATGAGGCAAGGGCAATGTCAGTAACCCCAGGGATGAGAGGTGAGAGTCTAGAGTGAGTATACATGCGAACATGGAAATCTAAGTATAAGCCTCAAGAAGTCCTAGAAAGAGAACCTGACCATGTGCCAGGAGACCTGGGCTGTGGCCCTGGCTCCCATTGTCTTCCCAAGGGACGTTAGCTCAATCACTTTCGGGTACTGAAACTCAGCTCCCCAACTGGGATGATGGAAATTACAAACCCAGCAGGTATCAATTCCTTGGCAGACTCTGgggagagaagcagaaagagggaggaaagatAGCAGCTGGGGTTCAGGCCCAGTTGTGTGTTATGCTGGGGAAAGAAGCAGAGACCAATACTAGAATCAGGAAGCAGGGACAGATTCCCAAGCTAGGCTGAGGGAAGCACAGCTCATCTGAGCCTCAAGCACTCCAAGGGGGCATTGCCAGGACTTGGTTTCCCAGGAATGGTAAGGACTTGGGCAGGACTTGACTTCTTGGGTAAGGGCCAGACCCTGGGTATCAGGGGGAGCTAATGAAAGTGGAAAGAGCCACGAGTGACAGCAGCCCTGCCTCTGGGTCCCGTGGGATGAGACTGGTGATTTCCTTTTCACTTGTTTTAAATCTTGAGTCTTCTCTTGCACAGAGGTTGACTGACAAACTAGAACATGGACATACTAAGAAAACATATCCCAAATAGTGGGGAAACTGGGCTGGCAGAGAACTGATACAGGCAGCCCAGAGAGAATCCAGACAAGACAAATGAATGTTAGCCCAGGCACAGAGAGAAGACAAACTCAGACTGAAAGTCAGTGGCAGGAATATTGGCTCTCAGAGACAGGTCGGCCATAGGCCTCCTAGCAGTAGGCCTTGGAGAGTTTCATGCTCACACTGCACAGGAAGGCAGTGTTCCCCAAAAGAACATCAGAACAAATAACTGGGAAGTGAGAGATCTTTTTCAACTTTGTAGGGgcaacaaagaaacagaatgggCTACTAAAGGGAAGGGAACAGGAGCAAGGGCTTCCTGACTAGCAGTAAGGCCCTCAAAAGTCCATACTCCACCACACCGAAACAATTCATCAGGTGACAGCTTGCAGAGAAGAACATTTCTGTGATAtatttgacaaaatgaaaagttgaaCAATAGCTGGAAAAAGACACCtcaaaaaaaaatatcttcaaagacTAAGTTGCTAAATAAAAGATCTGAACCACATGTGCAAGTTGCCTTTTTCTTTCAGATCCCACCACAGGTGTGTCTGCATCACAGACCGCCCACTTCAGTGAGTTCACAGAAACAGGAACCCAGTTTCTGTTCTGCTATCAAGTCAATTTGGTTCAtagttaaatgaaaagaaagcatttttacaCTAGCTCAAGGATTACAGAACCCAGGTACTCCAGAAATAGTTTTTCATAAAATTAGATGTTATATTAAAAGGGATGGACAGAGACTTCCACTTTTGGCCATGATGGAATAACAAGGAACAGATTTAAtgtcttataaataaatacaaaactgGACAAAATAGATGTGAATCAACAGTTTAAGTATTGGACAGCAGACAGCACAGGATGATGATCCttgagagaagagaaacaaataatATAAGCTTTATCAGTGTCCTAGATATCTTCCGGAGGCAATTTCCAGATTTAGATTACAGGGAAAGGGGGACCAAACAGAGCTTGGTGGCTTTATTACCAACACAGA
This genomic interval from Bos indicus x Bos taurus breed Angus x Brahman F1 hybrid chromosome X, Bos_hybrid_MaternalHap_v2.0, whole genome shotgun sequence contains the following:
- the ZNF275 gene encoding zinc finger protein 275, with the translated sequence MMDENAQSQEMASTSSPRASEPSPEVKQNGDSGGKGGSPQNLPVEHHFACKECGDTFRLKVLLVQHQRIHSEKKGWECSNCGQVFHGVTELNEHRKSHVAAEPQPGPSWVLDGAVENREQMEKEAKPFECEECGKRFKKNAGLSQHLRVHSREKPFDCEECGRSFKVNTHLFRHQKLHTSEKPFACKTCSRDFLDRQELLKHQRIHTGHLPFDCDDCGKSFRGVNGLAEHQRIHSGAKPYGCPHCGKLFRRSSELTKHRRIHTGEKPYECGQCGKAFRQSSSLLEHQRIHTGERPYACGDCGKAFRGPSDLIKHRRIHSGLKPYECDKCGKAFRRSSGLSRHRRTHSGTRRCECSECGRVFKRRSALQKHQPTHHE